The Sphingomonas alpina genome has a segment encoding these proteins:
- a CDS encoding 3-methyl-2-oxobutanoate dehydrogenase (2-methylpropanoyl-transferring) subunit alpha — MASDIPRANLKPLSLYVPEPKFRPGDAVDFTEVAIPAAGSVRRPDIADPADSFIDLAYELVRVLDHENQAVGSWNPRLSPDTLRALLRSMALVRAFDERMFRAQRQGKTSFYMKCTGEEAVAVSAAFALDYEDMCFPSYRQQGLLIARGWSMVDMMNQIYSNRGDRLQGKQLPIMYSVKEAGFFSISGNLATQYPQAVGWAMASAAKGDTRIAATWCGEGSTAEGDFHSACTFASVYRAPVIFNVVNNQWAISSFSGFAGAESTTFAARAVGYGIAGLRVDGNDALAVYAATAWAAERARTNQGPTLIEHFTYRAEGHSTSDDPGQYRSEGEPTAWPLGDPIKRLKDHLIAIGEWDEERHAAQDKQLAEDVKAAQKEAEKNGILGHGLHQPLDSLFDGVFEEMPWHLREQQAQMIAEETASGRPWARKS; from the coding sequence ATGGCAAGCGACATTCCGCGCGCCAATCTGAAACCTTTGTCGCTGTACGTGCCGGAGCCCAAGTTCCGCCCCGGCGACGCGGTCGACTTCACCGAAGTGGCGATTCCCGCGGCCGGCTCGGTCCGTCGTCCCGACATCGCCGATCCCGCCGACAGCTTTATCGACCTCGCCTATGAACTCGTGCGTGTGCTCGACCATGAAAATCAGGCGGTCGGCTCGTGGAATCCGCGCCTGTCGCCGGACACGCTGCGCGCGCTGCTCCGCAGCATGGCGCTGGTGCGCGCGTTCGACGAGCGCATGTTCCGGGCGCAGCGCCAGGGCAAGACCAGCTTCTACATGAAGTGCACCGGGGAGGAAGCGGTCGCCGTCTCCGCCGCTTTTGCGCTCGATTATGAAGACATGTGCTTCCCTTCCTATCGCCAGCAGGGCCTGCTGATCGCGCGGGGATGGAGCATGGTCGACATGATGAACCAGATCTATTCCAACCGCGGCGACCGGCTGCAGGGCAAGCAGCTGCCGATCATGTATTCGGTCAAGGAAGCCGGCTTCTTCTCGATCTCGGGCAATCTCGCCACGCAATATCCCCAGGCCGTCGGCTGGGCGATGGCGAGCGCCGCCAAGGGCGACACGCGCATTGCCGCGACCTGGTGCGGCGAAGGCTCGACCGCGGAGGGTGATTTCCATTCCGCCTGCACCTTCGCCAGCGTCTACCGCGCACCGGTGATCTTCAACGTGGTCAACAACCAATGGGCGATTTCGAGCTTTTCCGGCTTTGCCGGCGCTGAATCGACCACCTTTGCGGCGCGCGCGGTCGGCTATGGCATTGCCGGCCTCAGGGTCGACGGCAATGACGCGCTCGCCGTCTATGCCGCGACCGCCTGGGCTGCGGAGCGCGCCCGTACCAATCAGGGTCCGACCCTGATCGAGCATTTCACCTATCGCGCCGAAGGGCATTCGACCTCCGACGATCCCGGCCAGTACCGCTCCGAAGGCGAGCCGACCGCCTGGCCGCTCGGCGATCCGATCAAGCGCCTGAAGGATCATCTCATCGCGATCGGCGAATGGGACGAGGAGCGCCATGCCGCGCAGGACAAGCAACTCGCCGAGGATGTGAAGGCGGCCCAGAAGGAAGCCGAGAAGAACGGTATTCTCGGCCATGGCCTGCACCAGCCGCTCGATTCGCTGTTCGATGGCGTGTTCGAGGAAATGCCGTGGCACCTGCGCGAGCAGCAGGCGCAGATGATCGCTGAAGAAACGGCCTCGGGCCGCCCATGGGCACGCAAGTCATGA
- a CDS encoding fumarylacetoacetate hydrolase family protein, producing MKLASLKHGRDGKLVIVSNDLAWYADASHIVPTLQGALDDWDRLLPDLQNLATDLEHEMIPMRRFHEKDAASPLPRAYQWADGSAYVNHVALVRQARAAEMPETFWHDPLMYQGGSDGFLGPRDPIPLADEAWGCDLEGEVVVVTGDVPLGATREEALAAVRLVGLTNDVSLRNLIPGELAKGFGFFQSKPASAFSPVFVTPDALGDWWKDGKLHRKLMVDLNGKPFGRAEAGEDMTFDFGTLIAHAAKSRALGAGTIIGSGTVSNRGSDGGPGKPIAEGGVGYSCLAEVRTVETIKGGKPITPFLTKGDTVRIWAEDDKHHAIFGVIEQTVGG from the coding sequence ATGAAACTGGCCAGCCTCAAGCACGGGCGCGACGGGAAACTCGTCATCGTCTCCAATGACCTCGCCTGGTACGCCGATGCCAGCCATATCGTCCCCACACTGCAAGGAGCGCTCGACGACTGGGACCGGCTGTTGCCCGACCTGCAGAATCTCGCCACCGATCTCGAACATGAAATGATCCCGATGCGGCGCTTCCATGAAAAGGACGCCGCCTCGCCGCTGCCGCGGGCGTATCAATGGGCCGATGGCTCCGCCTATGTGAACCATGTCGCGCTCGTGCGTCAGGCACGTGCGGCGGAAATGCCCGAGACCTTCTGGCACGACCCGCTGATGTACCAGGGCGGCTCGGACGGCTTTCTCGGGCCGCGCGATCCGATCCCGCTCGCCGACGAGGCATGGGGCTGCGACCTGGAGGGCGAAGTGGTGGTGGTGACCGGCGATGTGCCGCTCGGCGCGACTCGCGAAGAAGCGCTGGCCGCAGTCCGGCTGGTCGGGCTGACCAACGACGTGTCGCTGCGCAACCTGATCCCGGGCGAACTCGCCAAGGGATTCGGCTTCTTCCAGTCAAAGCCGGCCAGTGCTTTCTCGCCGGTGTTCGTGACCCCCGACGCGCTCGGCGATTGGTGGAAGGACGGCAAGCTCCACCGCAAGCTGATGGTCGATCTCAACGGCAAGCCGTTCGGTCGCGCTGAGGCAGGCGAGGACATGACGTTCGATTTCGGCACCCTGATCGCTCATGCCGCCAAGTCGCGCGCGCTCGGCGCTGGCACGATCATCGGGTCCGGCACGGTGTCGAATCGCGGCAGCGACGGCGGCCCGGGCAAGCCGATCGCCGAGGGCGGAGTCGGCTATTCCTGCCTTGCCGAAGTGCGCACGGTCGAAACGATCAAGGGCGGGAAACCCATCACGCCGTTCCTGACCAAGGGCGACACGGTGCGCATCTGGGCCGAGGACGACAAGCATCACGCGATCTTTGGTGTGATTGAACAGACCGTCGGCGGCTGA
- a CDS encoding acyl-CoA dehydrogenase family protein: protein MLDAIPGRFAYNEDHEAFRQTVRSFLQKEGVPNVGEWEEKRLVPKEFWRKAGEIGMLCPTVPEEYGGLGLDFGYNSIVNEELAYNGVPAGFTLHSDIVCDYIVAYGSEEQKAHWLPRFVSGETITAIAMTEPGTGSDLQAIRTSAKKDGNHYVVNGSKTYITNGQNADLILVVAKTDPDAKPAYKGMSILLIESDREGFKRGRKLDKIGQDAADTSELFFEDVRVPMTNCLGEEGKGFIYLMSQLPQERLSIAVGTQASSQKAFDETVEFTKSRKAFAGMVFDFQNTRFVLADLKSKLQVGWAHLDWAIARHLKGELTPVEGAAAKLWHTELQWEVMDKCLQLHGGAGYMNEYPIARMWRAARVSRIYGGTNEIMKELIGRSL, encoded by the coding sequence ATGCTCGACGCCATTCCCGGCCGCTTCGCCTATAATGAAGATCATGAGGCGTTCCGCCAGACGGTACGCAGCTTCCTGCAGAAGGAAGGCGTGCCCAATGTCGGCGAATGGGAGGAAAAGCGACTCGTCCCCAAGGAATTCTGGCGTAAGGCCGGCGAGATCGGCATGCTGTGCCCGACCGTGCCGGAGGAATATGGCGGGCTGGGTCTCGATTTCGGCTATAATTCGATCGTCAATGAAGAGCTTGCCTATAATGGCGTGCCGGCCGGCTTCACGCTGCATAGCGACATCGTCTGCGACTATATCGTCGCTTATGGCTCCGAGGAGCAAAAGGCGCACTGGCTGCCGCGCTTCGTGTCGGGCGAGACGATCACCGCGATCGCGATGACCGAGCCGGGCACCGGATCCGACCTGCAGGCGATCCGCACCTCGGCCAAGAAGGACGGCAATCATTATGTCGTCAACGGCTCCAAGACCTATATCACCAATGGCCAGAATGCCGACCTGATCCTGGTCGTCGCCAAGACCGACCCCGACGCCAAACCGGCCTATAAGGGCATGTCGATCCTGCTGATCGAAAGTGATCGCGAGGGTTTCAAGCGCGGACGCAAGCTCGACAAGATCGGGCAGGACGCCGCCGACACGTCGGAATTGTTCTTCGAAGATGTCCGCGTGCCGATGACCAATTGCCTGGGCGAGGAAGGCAAGGGCTTCATCTATCTGATGAGCCAGCTGCCGCAGGAGCGGCTGTCGATCGCGGTCGGAACGCAGGCCTCGTCGCAAAAGGCGTTCGACGAAACGGTCGAATTCACCAAAAGCCGCAAGGCCTTTGCCGGCATGGTGTTCGATTTCCAGAATACGCGCTTCGTGCTCGCCGATCTGAAATCCAAGTTGCAGGTCGGCTGGGCGCATCTCGACTGGGCAATCGCGCGGCACCTGAAGGGCGAGCTGACCCCGGTCGAGGGCGCCGCCGCGAAACTATGGCACACCGAGCTACAATGGGAGGTGATGGATAAATGCCTGCAACTGCATGGCGGTGCCGGTTATATGAACGAATATCCCATCGCCCGGATGTGGCGCGCGGCGCGGGTCAGCCGGATCTACGGCGGAACCAACGAGATCATGAAAGAGTTGATCGGGCGGAGTCTGTAA
- a CDS encoding CDP-alcohol phosphatidyltransferase family protein, which yields MSANAVSFIGLVLGIGAAIAYWNWDTPLAAVIGLILSIGWLIADGLDGMVARATQTASAFGRLLDGICDHGVFILIYVVIATSIGTGEGWALAVVAGAAHIVQSSLYEAERARFHRRVRGDSGESPPARTGGLLERGYDAISHGVDRVAGRFDQALRSSRDPARFGVDYGLRAAPVMKLMALESANMRVLAIFVACLIGNPRLFWWFEIVPLTLLIIATLVWHRRVEADLVHPGGAAPVNT from the coding sequence GTGTCCGCCAATGCGGTATCGTTCATTGGCCTTGTCCTCGGCATCGGGGCCGCGATCGCCTATTGGAACTGGGATACGCCGCTTGCTGCGGTCATCGGCCTGATCCTGTCGATCGGCTGGCTGATCGCCGATGGTCTGGACGGCATGGTGGCACGCGCGACGCAGACCGCCAGCGCCTTTGGCCGTCTGCTCGACGGCATTTGCGACCATGGCGTGTTCATCCTCATCTATGTCGTGATCGCGACGTCGATCGGCACCGGCGAAGGCTGGGCGCTGGCGGTCGTCGCCGGTGCCGCCCATATCGTCCAGTCCAGCCTGTACGAGGCGGAACGCGCCCGTTTCCACCGCCGCGTACGGGGAGATTCGGGCGAGTCGCCGCCGGCGCGAACTGGCGGCCTGCTCGAGCGCGGCTATGACGCGATCTCGCACGGGGTCGATCGAGTCGCGGGCCGGTTCGATCAGGCGCTCCGGTCAAGCCGCGATCCGGCACGCTTTGGCGTGGATTATGGCCTGCGCGCCGCACCGGTGATGAAATTGATGGCGCTGGAAAGCGCCAATATGCGCGTTCTGGCGATCTTCGTCGCCTGCCTGATCGGAAATCCCCGCTTGTTCTGGTGGTTCGAGATCGTACCGTTAACCCTCTTGATCATTGCCACGCTCGTCTGGCATCGGCGCGTCGAAGCCGACCTGGTGCATCCAGGTGGCGCCGCACCCGTGAATACATGA
- a CDS encoding inositol-3-phosphate synthase, with product MKTINVAVIGIGNCASSLVQGLAFYHKGSNDHVGLMHWDLGGYKPSDIKVVAAWDVDTRKVGVDVSDAIFAKPNCTAVFCADVPPSGVKVKMGNVLDGVADHMADYADDRTFIVADLPQPTKAEVVAALRESKADVLMNYLPVGSQKATEFYAECALEAGVAFVNNIPVFIASDAVWAKRFEDAGVPIVGDDIKAQLGATIVHRVLTDLFAKRGVKLDRTYQLNTGGNTDFLNMSNHRRLESKKISKTEAVQSVAAERLTDDNVHIGPSDYVAWQNDNKVCFLRMEGQMFGGVPMNLELRLSVEDSPNSAGVAIDMIRCAKLASDRGMGGPIHPASAYFCKHPPIQMTDDLAQLAVEDFIAAAA from the coding sequence ATGAAAACCATCAATGTCGCAGTGATCGGCATCGGCAACTGCGCCAGCTCGCTGGTCCAGGGTCTGGCATTCTACCACAAGGGGTCGAACGACCATGTCGGCCTGATGCATTGGGACCTGGGCGGCTACAAGCCGAGCGACATCAAGGTCGTCGCAGCCTGGGACGTCGATACGCGCAAGGTCGGCGTCGACGTGTCCGACGCGATCTTCGCCAAGCCGAACTGCACCGCGGTGTTCTGCGCCGATGTCCCGCCGAGCGGCGTCAAGGTGAAGATGGGCAATGTGCTCGACGGCGTGGCCGACCATATGGCCGACTATGCCGATGACCGCACTTTCATCGTCGCCGACCTGCCCCAGCCGACCAAGGCCGAAGTCGTCGCCGCGCTGCGCGAGAGCAAGGCCGACGTGCTGATGAACTATCTGCCGGTCGGCAGCCAGAAGGCGACCGAATTCTACGCCGAATGCGCGCTCGAAGCGGGCGTCGCCTTCGTCAACAACATCCCCGTCTTCATCGCCAGCGACGCCGTCTGGGCGAAGCGTTTCGAAGATGCCGGCGTGCCGATCGTCGGTGACGACATCAAGGCGCAGCTCGGCGCGACGATCGTCCACCGCGTGCTGACCGACCTGTTCGCCAAGCGTGGCGTGAAACTCGACCGCACCTATCAGCTCAACACCGGCGGCAACACCGACTTCCTCAACATGTCGAACCATCGCCGCCTGGAATCGAAGAAGATCTCCAAGACCGAAGCGGTGCAATCGGTCGCGGCCGAGCGCCTGACCGACGACAATGTGCATATCGGCCCGAGCGACTATGTCGCGTGGCAGAATGACAACAAGGTCTGCTTCCTGCGCATGGAAGGCCAGATGTTCGGCGGCGTGCCGATGAACCTGGAACTGCGCCTCTCGGTCGAGGACAGTCCGAACTCCGCCGGCGTCGCGATCGACATGATCCGCTGCGCGAAGCTCGCCAGCGACCGCGGCATGGGCGGCCCGATCCATCCGGCATCGGCCTATTTCTGCAAGCATCCTCCGATCCAGATGACCGACGATCTGGCGCAGCTCGCGGTTGAAGACTTCATCGCCGCCGCTGCGTGA
- a CDS encoding NTP transferase domain-containing protein: protein MNRITTAVLLAAGAGTRLRSAAESKPLCVVGGKPLIDHAIERMATAGIRRVIVTTGYRAEAIEAHLAARDWPVTVETALTADWRQPNGVSALAAAPLLAGEATLLAMCDHLVDPALYARMADAGAGDGLNLGIDRRLGHPWVDPDDVTFVATEGDRIIAIGKGMAPHDCYDTGVFAVGVPFFAALETLAEPSITDAVRLLAAGGGAGVVDCSDIDWIDVDDPKALAAAETWLAGS from the coding sequence GTGAATCGAATAACCACTGCGGTCCTGCTCGCGGCGGGCGCCGGCACGCGCCTGCGCTCCGCCGCCGAGTCCAAACCGCTGTGCGTCGTTGGCGGCAAACCGCTGATCGACCATGCAATCGAACGCATGGCGACAGCGGGGATCCGCCGCGTCATCGTCACCACCGGCTACCGTGCCGAAGCGATCGAGGCGCATCTTGCCGCGCGCGACTGGCCGGTCACGGTCGAAACCGCGCTGACCGCCGACTGGCGCCAGCCCAATGGCGTGTCCGCCCTGGCCGCCGCGCCGTTGCTGGCGGGCGAAGCGACGCTGCTTGCGATGTGCGACCATCTCGTCGATCCGGCACTCTATGCGCGCATGGCCGATGCCGGCGCGGGTGACGGGCTCAACCTCGGCATCGATCGCCGGCTTGGCCATCCCTGGGTCGATCCCGACGACGTGACCTTTGTTGCGACCGAAGGCGATCGAATCATCGCGATCGGCAAGGGCATGGCGCCGCACGATTGTTACGACACCGGCGTGTTCGCGGTCGGAGTGCCCTTCTTCGCCGCACTCGAGACATTGGCCGAACCGTCGATCACCGATGCGGTCCGCCTGCTCGCCGCCGGCGGCGGTGCCGGCGTGGTCGATTGCAGCGATATCGACTGGATCGACGTCGATGATCCAAAGGCGCTCGCCGCCGCCGAAACATGGCTCGCGGGCAGCTGA
- a CDS encoding amidohydrolase gives MADGFRAAHWLRTATMACAGAAMLSACATDANADKPKSASSSAKSTPGKSYSRDPYPSTYKAYPGAPTLVTNVTIFDGEGGSIARGQVLFADGKIVAVGETVTAPEGATVIDGTGKVVTPGIIDIHSHLGDYPSPGVEANSDGNEATGPVTADVWAEHSVWPQDPGFSRALANGGVTTLQILPGSANLMGGRSVVLKNVYARTVQGMKFPGAPYGLKMACGENPKRVYGSKGRQPSTRMGNIAVDRQTWAKAVEYKRKWDKYEKDGGDAPTRDIAMDTLRGVLDGEILVQNHCYRADEMAIVMDMAKEFGYHVAAFHHAVEAYKIGDLLKQNGTCAAVWADWWGFKMESYDAISENLALLQKAGACAMIHSDDENGIQRLNQEVAKALAAGRRAGIDISDAVAWEWLTINPAKALGIADRTGSLKAGKMADVVLWNGNPFSVYSRPEKVWIDGALLYDATNPKLRPVSDFELGQPGAGDVK, from the coding sequence ATGGCGGACGGGTTTCGGGCGGCACACTGGCTGCGTACCGCGACGATGGCATGTGCGGGCGCAGCGATGCTCTCGGCCTGCGCCACAGACGCCAATGCCGACAAGCCGAAGAGCGCGAGCAGCTCGGCCAAGTCCACGCCGGGCAAGAGTTATAGCCGCGATCCCTATCCATCGACCTACAAAGCCTATCCGGGCGCGCCGACTTTGGTCACCAACGTCACGATCTTCGACGGCGAAGGCGGCAGTATCGCCAGGGGCCAGGTGCTGTTCGCCGACGGCAAGATCGTCGCAGTCGGTGAGACCGTCACCGCACCCGAGGGCGCGACGGTGATCGACGGCACCGGCAAGGTCGTCACCCCCGGCATCATCGATATCCACAGCCATCTCGGCGACTATCCCTCGCCCGGGGTGGAAGCCAATTCCGACGGTAATGAAGCGACCGGACCGGTCACCGCCGATGTCTGGGCGGAGCATAGCGTCTGGCCGCAGGATCCGGGGTTCAGCCGTGCGCTCGCCAATGGCGGGGTCACCACGCTGCAGATCCTGCCCGGATCGGCCAACCTGATGGGTGGCCGGTCAGTCGTGCTCAAGAATGTCTATGCCCGCACCGTGCAGGGGATGAAATTCCCCGGCGCACCCTATGGCCTGAAAATGGCGTGCGGCGAGAATCCCAAGCGCGTCTATGGCAGCAAGGGCCGTCAGCCCTCGACCCGGATGGGCAATATCGCGGTCGATCGCCAGACCTGGGCCAAGGCGGTCGAGTATAAGCGCAAATGGGACAAGTACGAGAAGGACGGTGGCGACGCGCCGACGCGTGACATCGCGATGGACACGCTGCGCGGCGTGCTCGACGGCGAAATCCTCGTCCAGAATCACTGCTACCGCGCTGACGAAATGGCCATCGTCATGGATATGGCCAAGGAGTTCGGCTATCATGTCGCGGCGTTCCACCATGCGGTCGAAGCCTATAAGATCGGCGACCTGTTGAAGCAGAACGGCACCTGCGCGGCGGTATGGGCCGACTGGTGGGGCTTCAAGATGGAAAGCTATGACGCGATCAGCGAGAATCTCGCGCTGCTGCAAAAGGCCGGCGCGTGCGCGATGATCCATAGCGATGACGAGAATGGCATTCAGCGGCTCAATCAGGAAGTGGCCAAGGCGCTCGCCGCCGGGCGACGCGCGGGGATCGACATTTCGGACGCGGTGGCGTGGGAATGGCTGACGATCAACCCGGCCAAGGCGCTCGGCATCGCTGACCGCACCGGCAGCCTGAAAGCCGGCAAGATGGCCGATGTCGTGCTGTGGAACGGCAATCCGTTCAGCGTCTATTCGCGCCCCGAAAAGGTCTGGATCGACGGCGCCCTGCTCTACGACGCGACCAACCCCAAACTCAGGCCGGTGTCCGATTTCGAGCTTGGCCAACCTGGTGCTGGAGATGTGAAGTGA
- a CDS encoding amidohydrolase family protein, giving the protein MKRLLLCAVAFTTTPAAAQSVAIVNAKLVIGDGSAPIEGGTVVVRDGKVIAAGAHIAVPAGVDTVDAGGRWVTPGIVAGFTRMGIIEVDGVSQTNDSGASSSPFHAAIDIAPAVNPKSSSIPLNRAEGVTRAIVAPDNNGSVFAGMGAVIDLGADRDAVTRARAFQFMEYGESGARAGGGSRASAILQFRNALIQARDYARNPAGYADLGKDALLTRADAEALGAVASGRMPLLIHVERASDILVLLDLKREMPALKLVLVGAAEGWTVAPQIAAAHVPVIASALTDLPASFEQLGSTQSNIGRMKAAGVQVGIGMINDNEARQARLEKQYAGNLVALTKLPGATGLDWNSAFAAISSIPAEVIGLGGEIGSLRPGRRGDVVIWSGDPLELDTAALSVWIDGVKQPLETRQGMLRDRYLVPQEGALPKAYQR; this is encoded by the coding sequence GTGAAGCGCCTCCTGCTCTGCGCCGTGGCATTCACGACAACCCCGGCAGCCGCCCAATCGGTGGCGATCGTCAATGCGAAGCTGGTGATCGGCGACGGCTCCGCCCCGATCGAGGGCGGCACGGTAGTGGTACGCGACGGCAAGGTGATCGCGGCCGGCGCGCATATCGCGGTGCCGGCGGGCGTGGACACGGTCGATGCCGGTGGTCGCTGGGTCACGCCGGGCATCGTCGCCGGCTTCACTCGCATGGGCATCATCGAAGTCGATGGCGTGTCGCAGACCAATGATTCGGGCGCATCGAGCAGCCCGTTCCACGCCGCGATCGATATCGCACCGGCGGTCAATCCCAAGTCGAGCTCGATCCCGCTCAATCGCGCCGAGGGCGTAACCCGCGCGATCGTCGCGCCGGACAATAATGGCTCGGTCTTCGCGGGCATGGGCGCAGTGATCGATCTCGGAGCGGACCGCGACGCAGTGACTCGCGCCCGCGCTTTCCAGTTCATGGAATATGGCGAATCCGGCGCACGTGCCGGCGGCGGCAGCCGCGCCTCGGCGATCCTGCAGTTCCGCAATGCACTGATCCAGGCGAGGGATTATGCGCGCAACCCGGCTGGCTATGCCGATCTCGGCAAGGATGCGCTGCTCACCCGCGCCGATGCCGAGGCGCTGGGCGCTGTGGCGAGCGGGCGCATGCCGCTGCTGATCCATGTCGAGCGGGCGTCCGACATATTGGTGCTGCTCGACCTGAAGCGGGAAATGCCTGCGCTGAAACTGGTGCTGGTCGGTGCGGCGGAGGGCTGGACCGTCGCGCCCCAGATCGCCGCGGCGCATGTGCCGGTGATCGCCAGCGCGCTGACCGACCTGCCCGCTTCGTTCGAGCAGCTCGGATCGACTCAGTCGAACATCGGCCGGATGAAGGCAGCGGGCGTGCAGGTCGGCATCGGCATGATCAACGACAATGAAGCGCGCCAGGCGCGGCTCGAGAAGCAATATGCCGGCAACCTCGTCGCATTGACGAAACTGCCTGGTGCGACCGGGCTTGACTGGAACAGCGCCTTTGCCGCGATCAGCTCGATCCCGGCAGAGGTGATCGGCCTGGGCGGCGAAATCGGCTCGCTGCGCCCCGGGCGGCGCGGCGATGTGGTGATCTGGAGCGGCGACCCACTCGAACTCGATACGGCAGCGCTCAGCGTCTGGATCGATGGGGTCAAGCAACCACTCGAGACGCGCCAGGGCATGCTGCGCGATCGCTATCTGGTGCCGCAGGAAGGCGCGTTGCCCAAGGCGTATCAGCGCTGA
- a CDS encoding sugar O-acetyltransferase, whose protein sequence is MSHEDGTRIIHRRTPESAAMVASVKRAMALTPALNRLAYDDADAIRAVFSDLIGRKVDDGFSLIPPFYTTGGENIRVGRNVFINQNCTMYDLGGIDIADDVMIGPNVSIITSGHPIEPSQRRAFVIAKPIVIERNVWIAACVTIIGGVTIGENSVVAAGSVVTHDVPPNSFVGGNPARIIRSIGGE, encoded by the coding sequence ATGTCGCACGAGGACGGCACCAGGATCATTCACAGGAGAACGCCGGAATCTGCGGCCATGGTGGCGAGCGTCAAGCGGGCGATGGCGCTCACCCCGGCGCTCAATCGTTTGGCATATGACGATGCGGACGCAATCCGGGCCGTGTTCAGCGATTTGATCGGCAGGAAGGTGGACGACGGCTTTTCGTTGATCCCGCCATTCTACACGACCGGCGGCGAGAATATCCGCGTTGGGCGCAACGTGTTCATCAACCAGAATTGCACCATGTACGACCTTGGCGGGATTGATATCGCCGATGACGTGATGATCGGTCCGAACGTGAGCATCATCACATCGGGCCATCCCATCGAACCTTCTCAGCGACGCGCCTTCGTAATCGCAAAGCCCATCGTGATTGAGAGGAATGTGTGGATCGCAGCTTGCGTCACGATCATCGGCGGGGTGACGATTGGCGAAAACTCTGTTGTGGCTGCCGGTTCGGTCGTCACTCATGACGTTCCCCCGAATAGCTTTGTCGGAGGGAATCCGGCACGAATCATCCGATCGATCGGTGGCGAGTGA
- a CDS encoding DEAD/DEAH box helicase has product MSFAHLGLAEPLVRALEAKGYTTPTPIQKQSIPTLLEGRDLLGIAQTGTGKTAAFVLPSIQRLVNEEKRVLPTHCRMLVLAPTRELASQIADSARDYGKFSKMSVATVFGGTSINKNRQDMARGVDILVATPGRLLDLIEQRFVSLATLEILVLDEADQMLDLGFIHALRKIVRMLPKQRQTLFFSATMPNAIRELADQFLKDPVTVKVAPVSTTAERVDQHVTFINQAEKQALLTILLRDESVERALVFTRTKHGADRVVKLLGHAGILANAIHGNKSQPQRERALAEFKAGKARVLVATDIAARGIDVSGVSHVFNFELPNVPEQYVHRIGRTARAGASGVAISFCASDERPYLRDIEKLTRVKPNVMELPEGFTAEAAKIKANRPAGADDERRRDDSGRHRAPPRATHAARPTGQRAEGAGRPGGGRPEGAGRPAGGHRPGGPGRPGGNAGRPAGGGPRRQHSGGGRRSPAA; this is encoded by the coding sequence ATGTCTTTCGCACATCTCGGCCTTGCCGAACCCCTGGTCCGCGCTCTCGAAGCAAAGGGCTATACTACCCCCACCCCGATCCAGAAGCAGTCGATCCCGACCTTGCTCGAGGGCCGCGACCTGCTTGGTATCGCGCAGACCGGCACCGGCAAGACCGCCGCGTTCGTGCTCCCGTCGATCCAGCGCCTCGTCAATGAGGAAAAGCGCGTCCTGCCGACGCATTGCCGCATGCTCGTGCTCGCACCGACGCGCGAACTGGCCAGCCAGATCGCCGACAGCGCACGCGACTACGGCAAGTTCTCCAAGATGTCGGTCGCAACCGTGTTCGGCGGCACCAGCATCAACAAGAACCGCCAGGACATGGCGCGCGGCGTCGACATCCTGGTCGCCACGCCGGGCCGTCTGCTCGACCTGATCGAACAGCGCTTCGTCAGCCTGGCGACGCTGGAAATCCTCGTCCTGGACGAGGCCGATCAGATGCTCGACCTGGGCTTCATCCATGCGCTGCGCAAGATCGTCCGCATGCTGCCCAAGCAGCGCCAGACCCTGTTCTTCTCGGCGACGATGCCCAATGCGATCCGCGAGCTGGCCGACCAGTTCCTCAAGGATCCGGTGACCGTGAAGGTCGCGCCGGTATCGACCACCGCCGAGCGCGTCGACCAGCATGTCACCTTCATCAACCAGGCCGAAAAGCAGGCGCTGTTGACCATCCTGTTGCGCGACGAGAGCGTCGAGCGCGCGCTGGTCTTTACCCGCACCAAGCATGGCGCCGACCGCGTCGTGAAGCTGCTCGGCCATGCCGGCATCCTCGCCAACGCCATCCATGGCAACAAGAGCCAGCCGCAGCGCGAGCGGGCGCTGGCCGAGTTCAAGGCGGGCAAGGCTCGGGTGCTGGTTGCGACCGACATCGCCGCGCGCGGCATCGACGTGTCGGGCGTGAGCCATGTGTTCAACTTCGAACTGCCCAATGTGCCCGAGCAATATGTCCACCGCATCGGCCGGACCGCACGGGCCGGCGCGAGCGGCGTGGCGATCAGCTTCTGCGCGAGCGACGAGCGTCCGTATCTGCGCGACATCGAGAAGCTGACGCGCGTCAAGCCGAACGTGATGGAATTGCCCGAGGGCTTCACCGCCGAGGCGGCGAAGATCAAGGCCAACCGCCCGGCCGGCGCCGATGACGAGCGCCGTCGCGACGATAGCGGCCGTCACCGCGCGCCGCCGCGCGCAACGCATGCTGCGCGCCCGACCGGCCAGCGTGCCGAGGGTGCGGGTCGCCCGGGCGGTGGTCGTCCTGAAGGTGCCGGTCGTCCGGCCGGTGGCCATCGGCCCGGTGGTCCGGGCCGTCCCGGCGGCAATGCCGGCCGTCCTGCTGGTGGCGGTCCGCGTCGTCAGCATTCGGGCGGCGGGCGCCGTTCACCAGCGGCTTAA